AACGGATCTCCCGGTGTCAGCACCAACTGCAACAGCGAACCTTGTCCTTCCCGATAATAATCCGATGGGCTAGTTAAAGCCAAGTCAGCAAAACAGGAAAAGTCAGCATCCGGCGTATATAACAGATTATCAATTCCCGCCGCACGCTCCAACTGTTTCCGCGCCTCCGCATCGTGGAGTTCTGTCACCCAGCCATCAAACCGCAATTGTACCGTCGCCACCGGCACGGCATCTAACTTATATATATTGTCGAACTCCTTCCACTTGCGCCACTCTTGGGGGAGAAGACGCTGAATTCCCGGCACATCGCAAGCGCAGATATAGGCATCGGCGACGATCGTTTCTTCCGCTTCGCCGTTGGCAACAATCAAACCGTTAACGCGGGTTGCTTCTTTTTCCCCGGCAAACAGAATTTGTCGCACTCGACGACGGGTATGGATTTTCGTCCCTCGCGCTTCCAGATAGCGCACGATCGGTTTGTGCAGGTATTCATCGGGAGAACCTTCCAGCATTCGCAACACCGATGCTTCCGTTTTGGCAGCAAAAAACTGGAAAATGGTGAGCATACAGCGAGCGGAAATATTTTCGCAATCAATAAAGCCGAGTGCGTAAGCGATCGGATTCCACATTCGCTTGATGCTGCCTTCCGAACCGCCGTGACTGCGGAACCAATCGGCAAAGCTAATTCGATCGAGAGCGCGGATCGTTTTCATCGCGCCATCGAAGTCAACCAAGCCGCGTACTAGAGGACTGGTGCCAAGTGCGATCGCATTCTGAATTTTGTCTGGCACCGATAGTTGCGACGTGGTGAAAAATGCCTTTAAACCGTTGAAAGGCGCACCGGTGAAAAAGCGAAAATCCAACGCACCCGTTATCCCTCCCCTGTTAACGAAGCTGTGGGTATGTTCTTTCAGGCGCAGATTTTCGATCGCACCCACCTTCTTCATCAACTCGAATAACTGGTAGTAGCAACCAAAAAAGACGTGCAAACCCATCTCCACATGATTGCCATCGGCATCTACCCAGCTACCGACTTTACCTCCCACAAAGGGACGAGATTCAAATATTTCGACTTCGCAACCGGCATCGACCAG
This portion of the Aerosakkonema funiforme FACHB-1375 genome encodes:
- the zds gene encoding 9,9'-di-cis-zeta-carotene desaturase; amino-acid sequence: MRVAIVGAGLAGMAAAVDLVDAGCEVEIFESRPFVGGKVGSWVDADGNHVEMGLHVFFGCYYQLFELMKKVGAIENLRLKEHTHSFVNRGGITGALDFRFFTGAPFNGLKAFFTTSQLSVPDKIQNAIALGTSPLVRGLVDFDGAMKTIRALDRISFADWFRSHGGSEGSIKRMWNPIAYALGFIDCENISARCMLTIFQFFAAKTEASVLRMLEGSPDEYLHKPIVRYLEARGTKIHTRRRVRQILFAGEKEATRVNGLIVANGEAEETIVADAYICACDVPGIQRLLPQEWRKWKEFDNIYKLDAVPVATVQLRFDGWVTELHDAEARKQLERAAGIDNLLYTPDADFSCFADLALTSPSDYYREGQGSLLQLVLTPGDPFIKESNEAIAQHVLKQVCDLFPSARDLNMTWYSVVKLAQSLYREAPGMDPYRPPQKTPIANFFLAGSYTQQDYIDSMEGATLSGRQAAKAILDSKS